Proteins from a genomic interval of Drosophila melanogaster chromosome 2R:
- the tsr gene encoding twinstar has protein sequence MASGVTVSDVCKTTYEEIKKDKKHRYVIFYIRDEKQIDVETVADRNAEYDQFLEDIQKCGPGECRYGLFDFEYMHQCQGTSESSKKQKLFLMSWCPDTAKVKKKMLYSSSFDALKKSLVGVQKYIQATDLSEASREAVEEKLRATDRQ, from the exons GCTTCTGGTGTAACTGTGTCTGATGTCTGCAAGACTACATACGAGGAAATAAAGAAGGACAAAAAGCATCGCTATGTCATCTTTTACATTCGCGATGAAAAGCAGATTGATGTGGAGACTGTGGCAGATCGCAACGCCGAGTACGACCAGTTTCTAGAAGATATCCAGAAATGCGGACCTGGAGAGTGCCG GTACGGACTGTTCGATTTCGAGTACATGCACCAGTGTCAAGGCACCTCTGAGAGTTCAAAGAAGCAAAAGCTGTTCCTTATGTCGTGGTGTCCCGATACTGCCAAG GTCAAGAAGAAGATGTTGTACTCCAGCTCCTTCGATGCTCTCAAGAAGTCGCTCGTGGGCGTCCAAAAGTATATACAAGCCACTGATCTTTCCGAAGCCTCCCGGGAAGCCGTCGAGGAGAAACTCCGGGCCACCGACCGCCAATAA